The following are from one region of the Paenibacillus sp. JZ16 genome:
- a CDS encoding ATP-binding cassette domain-containing protein produces the protein MVISFEEVSYRYRDRGMSPILGLDGLHLELEKGRMIAVLGAPGSGKSTLLQHMNGLIRADEGLIRIMDFRLEPGDSKKVPAGLRQRVGLVFQYPEQQLFEETVEKDLLFGPLNFGMSPAEAAEAVRRAASFVGLDEELLAQSPFKLSSGQMRKAAVAAVLAADPDILALDEPTASLDPASREDLLERLHGLTRTQGKTVLLVSHRLEEVAAYADEFVVIKDGRVVFQGTAKELVHRQEVLEQAGLMAPSSVRMAGKLASQLGVQPPEMPPDAAALADWYAGQLEM, from the coding sequence ATGGTCATATCATTCGAAGAGGTTTCTTACCGCTACCGGGACCGGGGGATGAGCCCGATTCTTGGACTCGACGGCCTTCATCTGGAGCTGGAGAAAGGCAGAATGATTGCCGTTCTCGGTGCGCCGGGTTCGGGAAAATCAACGCTTCTCCAGCATATGAACGGATTGATACGGGCTGATGAGGGCTTGATTCGCATAATGGATTTCCGCCTTGAACCGGGTGACAGCAAGAAGGTCCCTGCCGGTCTGCGGCAGCGCGTCGGCCTTGTTTTTCAATACCCGGAACAGCAGCTGTTTGAAGAAACGGTGGAGAAGGATTTGCTGTTCGGGCCGCTTAATTTCGGGATGAGCCCAGCCGAAGCCGCCGAGGCGGTCCGCAGAGCGGCATCCTTCGTCGGATTGGACGAGGAGCTGCTGGCACAGAGTCCCTTCAAGTTAAGCTCGGGTCAGATGCGAAAAGCGGCCGTAGCTGCCGTACTGGCGGCTGACCCCGACATTTTGGCTTTGGATGAGCCTACCGCCTCCCTTGATCCTGCCAGCCGCGAGGATTTGCTGGAACGGCTGCATGGATTAACGAGGACCCAGGGCAAGACGGTTCTCCTCGTCTCCCACCGGTTAGAGGAAGTCGCGGCCTATGCGGACGAATTCGTTGTCATTAAAGATGGCCGAGTCGTATTTCAAGGAACGGCCAAGGAACTGGTACACCGGCAGGAGGTGCTGGAGCAGGCAGGATTGATGGCTCCGTCGTCTGTGCGGATGGCGGGCAAGCTGGCATCGCAGCTTGGAGTACAGCCTCCGGAGATGCCACCGGATGCGGCTGCGCTGGCGGACTGGTACGCAGGGCAGCTTGAAATGTAG
- a CDS encoding energy-coupling factor transporter ATPase, with translation MGTMDKSEHAVKLKHVYYGQGCTNVLKDISLTIPHGQWVCIAGKNGAGKSTLIRLLNGLLLMSRGRILIDGIEQNGCTLGEIRRHIGMVFANPDDQFVGLTVEDDIAFGLENLCLSREEMLRRIRVYAERLDIVHLLDRHPATLSGGQKQRAAIAAVLAMEPSIIVLDEAASMLDEKAKHELLDFMRTMHAEGRYTIISITHDVEEMAEADRMIVLDGGMVTADGSPRELLLQEELLQRCRLKVPFALQLCRELKARGIDIGELVREKEVLEALWSYHSKRFLTATGTGG, from the coding sequence ATGGGCACAATGGATAAGTCAGAGCATGCAGTAAAGCTCAAGCATGTATATTACGGCCAGGGCTGCACGAACGTGCTCAAGGACATCTCGCTAACGATTCCCCATGGGCAGTGGGTATGCATCGCCGGAAAGAACGGGGCAGGCAAGTCTACGCTGATTCGGCTGTTAAACGGTTTGCTCCTCATGAGCCGGGGGCGCATCCTTATCGATGGCATAGAACAGAACGGCTGTACGCTGGGGGAGATTCGCCGGCATATAGGCATGGTGTTTGCCAATCCCGATGATCAGTTTGTCGGCTTGACCGTAGAGGATGACATTGCGTTCGGTTTGGAGAATCTGTGCTTGAGCCGGGAAGAGATGCTGCGGCGGATTCGGGTATACGCGGAGCGGCTGGACATTGTCCATCTGTTAGACCGACATCCGGCAACCCTGTCCGGCGGACAGAAGCAGCGCGCTGCTATTGCTGCCGTGCTGGCCATGGAGCCTTCTATCATTGTCTTGGACGAGGCAGCTTCCATGCTGGATGAGAAGGCTAAGCATGAGCTGCTGGATTTCATGCGAACGATGCATGCCGAAGGCCGATACACCATCATCTCCATCACCCATGATGTAGAGGAGATGGCCGAAGCAGACCGAATGATCGTGCTGGATGGCGGAATGGTGACGGCGGACGGAAGTCCAAGGGAGCTGCTGCTGCAGGAAGAGCTGCTCCAGCGTTGCAGGCTAAAGGTGCCTTTTGCCCTCCAGCTGTGCAGGGAGCTCAAAGCGCGGGGAATTGATATCGGCGAGCTGGTTAGGGAGAAGGAGGTGCTGGAGGCGTTATGGTCATATCATTCGAAGAGGTTTCTTACCGCTACCGGGACCGGGGGATGA
- a CDS encoding epoxide hydrolase family protein, whose protein sequence is MNNYNTRVKERNHTENLGEAIRPFRIEIPQAELDDLERRLVHTRWPDELPGVEWSYGTPLQVVKEMADYWLNDFDWRKYEEKFNQYPQYMTEIDGANIHFIHVRSEEPNAMPLILTHGWPGSFAEFIDMIDLLTDPRKHGGDAADAFHVVIPSVPGYTFSGPTRDKGWSSHRIARAWATLMNRLGYEQYAAHGGDGGALITRALGMVDPEHVVGVHMLQLFSFPSGDPAEMADLSEEEMRRLQVLSNFSEKAGFSAIQSTRPQTLAYALTDSPVGQLAWNELLMGMGESNLLTQDQVLTQVMMYWLTGTAGSSARQYYEDAHSGVQHEVSHAPTGIAVFANDFQSIRRFAERDNTNIVHWCEYERGGHFAAMEVPDILTEDLRKFFRQFRG, encoded by the coding sequence ATGAATAACTACAACACACGAGTAAAAGAAAGAAATCATACGGAGAACTTGGGGGAGGCGATTCGCCCATTCCGGATCGAGATCCCGCAAGCGGAATTGGACGATTTGGAGCGCCGCCTTGTCCACACACGTTGGCCGGATGAGCTCCCTGGGGTCGAGTGGTCATACGGAACGCCGCTTCAAGTGGTAAAGGAAATGGCCGACTATTGGCTAAACGACTTCGACTGGCGTAAATATGAAGAAAAGTTCAATCAATATCCGCAGTATATGACGGAGATTGATGGAGCGAATATCCACTTCATTCATGTCCGTTCAGAAGAACCGAACGCAATGCCACTAATTCTGACACACGGATGGCCGGGTTCGTTCGCCGAGTTTATCGATATGATCGATCTCTTAACAGATCCTCGCAAGCATGGCGGCGATGCAGCAGATGCCTTCCATGTCGTTATTCCTTCTGTACCCGGGTATACCTTCTCAGGCCCGACCCGCGATAAAGGGTGGAGCTCTCACCGCATTGCCCGCGCATGGGCAACACTCATGAACCGCTTGGGATACGAGCAATATGCCGCTCATGGCGGCGACGGGGGGGCATTGATTACCCGCGCATTGGGAATGGTGGATCCGGAGCATGTTGTCGGTGTGCATATGCTGCAGTTGTTTTCGTTTCCATCGGGGGATCCAGCAGAAATGGCAGATTTAAGCGAGGAGGAGATGCGGCGTCTTCAAGTCCTGTCGAACTTCAGCGAGAAGGCAGGATTTTCAGCCATCCAATCCACCAGGCCCCAGACCTTGGCGTATGCCTTGACGGATTCGCCAGTCGGCCAGCTTGCTTGGAATGAGCTGCTTATGGGAATGGGAGAAAGCAATTTGCTTACGCAAGATCAAGTCTTGACACAAGTGATGATGTATTGGCTGACAGGTACGGCAGGATCCTCCGCGCGGCAGTATTATGAAGACGCCCATTCCGGGGTGCAGCATGAAGTAAGCCACGCACCGACAGGGATCGCGGTATTCGCGAACGATTTTCAATCGATCCGGCGTTTTGCCGAACGGGATAACACCAACATCGTTCACTGGTGCGAATATGAACGCGGCGGGCATTTTGCAGCCATGGAAGTACCGGATATCCTTACGGAAGATTTGCGGAAGTTCTTCCGTCAGTTCCGAGGATGA
- a CDS encoding Crp/Fnr family transcriptional regulator: MKQNRAVRSDAWDGGLFPAGTSSVYSQPHLALIRELAEPVRLFAGDYLYQENDPADRLYFVNRGSLKVSKLLEDGSSATLSLHIPGDLFGEPDPFGRAVHQFESKALEDSEVGIVPQAELDKVIRTNGDFAVEYMGWMALMQRTAQSKLRDLLLHGKSGALCSLLLRLYNMYGTSGTNKETRAIIGKRITNLEMAEMIGSTRESVNRILNELKDLGVISTERGRIVLNDPDYLRNICHCEDCPREICRM, from the coding sequence ATGAAACAGAATCGTGCTGTAAGATCCGATGCATGGGATGGAGGGCTGTTTCCAGCAGGCACTTCCTCCGTCTATTCACAACCGCATCTCGCTCTGATCCGGGAATTGGCCGAGCCTGTCCGTTTGTTTGCAGGTGATTATCTATACCAGGAGAATGATCCTGCAGACCGGCTGTACTTTGTAAATCGTGGAAGCCTGAAGGTATCCAAGCTGCTGGAAGACGGATCGTCGGCCACCTTATCGCTTCACATTCCCGGCGATCTGTTTGGTGAACCCGATCCGTTCGGACGAGCCGTTCATCAATTCGAATCCAAAGCCTTGGAGGATAGTGAAGTCGGAATTGTGCCGCAGGCCGAACTGGATAAAGTCATCCGAACCAACGGTGACTTTGCCGTGGAGTATATGGGCTGGATGGCACTCATGCAGCGCACCGCGCAAAGCAAATTACGCGATCTGCTGCTGCATGGTAAATCCGGCGCCCTGTGCTCTCTGCTGCTGCGGCTGTACAATATGTACGGGACGAGCGGGACAAACAAGGAAACACGAGCCATCATCGGCAAGCGGATTACGAATCTGGAAATGGCGGAGATGATTGGTTCTACCCGTGAAAGCGTTAACCGGATATTGAACGAGCTTAAGGATCTTGGCGTCATTTCTACCGAACGGGGACGCATCGTTCTCAATGATCCCGACTATTTAAGGAATATTTGCCACTGTGAGGACTGTCCCCGAGAGATTTGCCGAATGTAA
- a CDS encoding NusG domain II-containing protein gives MKRGDIGIALVLIAVVAWFGISKFMGEDGATEGTYAMIEVNGKHYDTVALTEEPRDIEIRTERGYNLLRVSREGIEMVESDCPDQLCVGFGHVHDIHDTIVCLPNRVFVEVTGDQDEGSEPDAVVS, from the coding sequence ATGAAACGCGGAGATATTGGAATAGCGCTCGTGCTGATTGCGGTTGTCGCCTGGTTTGGAATATCCAAGTTTATGGGAGAAGACGGAGCGACGGAGGGAACCTATGCCATGATCGAGGTGAATGGAAAGCATTATGATACGGTGGCGCTTACGGAAGAGCCCCGAGATATAGAAATCCGGACGGAGCGGGGATATAACCTCTTGCGGGTCTCCCGCGAGGGTATCGAGATGGTGGAGTCGGATTGTCCGGATCAGCTCTGCGTGGGGTTCGGCCACGTTCACGACATTCATGACACCATCGTATGTTTGCCTAATCGCGTGTTCGTCGAAGTGACCGGAGATCAAGATGAAGGAAGTGAGCCGGATGCCGTTGTCTCCTGA
- a CDS encoding winged helix DNA-binding domain-containing protein, translating into MGLLSRRALNRSLLDRQLLLRRSSLTVTQTLEHLVGMQAQVPEAAYIGLWTRLENFMHDDLAQMLLDRRAVRMALMRSTIHLTTEQDALRLRPLVQPVLDRDLYKNSTHAKGITGLDMGDVVAYGRALLEEAPRTIKEIGELMNHRWPEHPPSSLAYSLRNLLPLVQVPPRGIWGVGGQTRCTTATHWIGRSLNDNTTLGEMIVRYLEAFGPATTQDMQTWSGLTKLKEVVEGLRPNLLVYRDEDGQELFDVPEAPQPDSDTPAPPRFLPKYDNVLASHANRTRIIADQHRKLVMMKNGMKATFLLDGFVCGTWKIVPERSSATLVVEPFGKLNLEEKNALTEEGMKLLQFAAVEAAVHDIQFASETEGRQTIA; encoded by the coding sequence ATGGGCTTATTGAGCAGGCGTGCCTTGAACCGAAGTTTACTCGATCGGCAGCTGCTGCTTCGCCGATCGAGCCTCACGGTTACTCAGACGCTGGAGCACTTGGTCGGGATGCAGGCGCAAGTCCCGGAAGCTGCATATATTGGTCTTTGGACGAGGCTTGAGAACTTTATGCATGACGATTTGGCACAAATGCTCCTGGATCGACGGGCAGTTCGCATGGCTTTAATGCGGTCAACCATCCATCTGACCACGGAACAAGATGCTTTGAGATTGCGTCCTCTGGTTCAGCCTGTACTTGATCGTGACTTGTATAAGAACAGTACGCATGCCAAAGGGATCACAGGATTAGATATGGGAGATGTTGTTGCCTATGGACGGGCGCTTCTGGAGGAAGCCCCCCGTACCATCAAAGAGATAGGAGAGCTTATGAATCATCGGTGGCCGGAGCATCCCCCTTCATCGCTGGCCTATTCACTGCGAAACCTATTGCCGCTCGTTCAAGTTCCGCCTCGGGGAATTTGGGGAGTGGGCGGACAAACCAGATGCACAACGGCAACACATTGGATAGGACGTTCGCTGAACGACAATACAACGCTCGGGGAAATGATCGTGCGGTATCTGGAGGCGTTCGGTCCTGCCACTACCCAAGACATGCAGACTTGGTCTGGACTTACCAAGCTTAAGGAAGTCGTCGAGGGTCTTCGGCCGAACCTGTTAGTCTATCGGGATGAAGATGGCCAAGAGTTATTCGACGTCCCGGAAGCCCCTCAACCAGATTCTGATACACCTGCCCCGCCGCGCTTTCTGCCGAAGTACGACAACGTGCTTGCTTCGCATGCTAATCGTACTCGCATTATTGCGGATCAGCATCGTAAGCTAGTTATGATGAAGAACGGTATGAAAGCTACCTTCCTCCTGGATGGTTTCGTTTGCGGCACGTGGAAAATTGTCCCCGAACGCAGCTCAGCCACATTGGTTGTTGAACCTTTTGGAAAGCTAAACTTGGAGGAAAAAAACGCACTGACGGAGGAGGGAATGAAGCTTCTTCAGTTTGCAGCTGTGGAAGCAGCGGTGCACGACATACAATTCGCCAGTGAAACCGAGGGACGGCAAACCATAGCTTAG
- a CDS encoding energy-coupling factor transporter transmembrane component T family protein gives MKRKIILGRYMEGDSWVHRLDPRAKTAAMPLFMVSVFLVDGYMGVLALLLFTAAVIRATGIPYRYFIRAMKPLMFLLLFILVFHIVYDAGGGKLLDMGAFKVYAGGLEKGIVSASRMALFIMLAAVLTFTTQPEQLAQGLGSLLRPLTYIGVPTDRLVLMLGIALRFIPTIFEEAERLWKAQQSRGLDLSSRPLKEKARLIIALLVPVTTGAFRRAIGLADSMEARGYRLGARRSRFRAFVWKRADTLFVALFLLPVAAAALL, from the coding sequence ATGAAACGAAAAATCATCCTGGGCCGGTATATGGAAGGCGATTCATGGGTTCACCGCCTGGATCCGCGTGCCAAAACGGCTGCCATGCCGCTCTTTATGGTGTCTGTGTTCCTGGTAGACGGATATATGGGGGTGCTCGCGCTGCTGCTGTTCACTGCGGCGGTGATCCGGGCTACGGGTATCCCGTACCGCTATTTCATCAGAGCCATGAAGCCGCTGATGTTCCTGCTATTGTTTATCCTGGTATTTCACATTGTATATGATGCGGGAGGCGGGAAACTTCTGGATATGGGCGCGTTCAAGGTGTATGCAGGCGGATTGGAAAAAGGTATCGTGTCCGCCTCCCGGATGGCGCTCTTCATCATGTTGGCGGCGGTGCTGACCTTCACGACCCAGCCGGAGCAGTTGGCCCAGGGTCTTGGTAGCCTCCTGCGGCCTCTGACCTATATCGGCGTGCCGACCGATCGGCTGGTGCTGATGCTCGGCATTGCCCTCCGGTTCATTCCGACCATCTTCGAGGAAGCGGAGCGGCTGTGGAAGGCACAGCAGTCCAGGGGACTTGACTTGTCATCGCGGCCGCTGAAGGAGAAGGCACGGCTGATCATTGCCCTGCTGGTGCCAGTAACCACAGGCGCGTTCCGGCGCGCCATCGGGCTTGCCGATTCCATGGAAGCCAGAGGCTACCGGCTGGGTGCTCGGCGAAGCAGGTTCAGGGCCTTTGTATGGAAGCGGGCGGACACGCTGTTTGTTGCTTTGTTCCTGCTGCCCGTGGCCGCGGCCGCGCTGCTGTAG
- a CDS encoding Gx transporter family protein, whose product MPLSPDPYALRKLVVIAICASLSVVLGIVEALIPFAVTIPGAKLGLGNILVLTCLVCLGGRDALWLIVLKTLLTAFILGSFSTFLFSMFGALASYLVMYVMLRLGGHNFSLTGVSIAGGIAHNIGQLTAASLVLGTTKIYYYLPFLLGAGVVTGIFVGWAAKHLIESLRRIDPFGMFHTET is encoded by the coding sequence ATGCCGTTGTCTCCTGATCCCTATGCTCTCCGCAAGCTGGTCGTGATTGCCATCTGCGCCTCCTTATCGGTGGTGCTTGGCATTGTGGAGGCCCTGATTCCATTCGCGGTCACGATACCCGGTGCCAAGCTGGGACTTGGCAATATTTTGGTGCTGACCTGTTTAGTTTGCCTGGGGGGCAGGGATGCCCTATGGCTTATTGTTTTAAAGACACTGCTGACAGCCTTTATACTCGGAAGCTTCTCGACCTTCCTGTTCAGTATGTTCGGGGCGCTGGCAAGTTATCTGGTGATGTATGTCATGCTTAGGCTCGGGGGCCATAATTTCAGCTTAACGGGTGTGAGCATTGCGGGCGGCATCGCTCATAATATTGGTCAATTAACGGCAGCCTCGCTGGTATTGGGAACAACCAAAATTTATTATTACCTGCCATTTCTGCTCGGGGCGGGTGTCGTGACAGGGATCTTTGTGGGATGGGCTGCAAAACATCTGATCGAATCCCTGCGACGTATCGATCCGTTTGGCATGTTTCATACGGAAACTTAG
- a CDS encoding FAD:protein FMN transferase has translation MYRKLLSYSSLLIMLTLLMTGSIGCTTTADQKVAASNEPATERYFIFDTIVSLRVYDERMTSQHFDEIGALLERIDQRMNRKLAGSEIDRVNQAAGQSEVSVSEETFKVVQTAIDYAAASGGHFEPTIGPLVDLWGIGGEHPIVPEEDELDAAMKRMNYKDVILNPASHAILLKKGGMSLDLGAIAKGYAADVIADYLQQQEFHSAIIDLGGNILAMGSKPNGSPWNIGIQDPGKDRGQSLGTLEVINKTIVTSGVYERFFEAEGKVYHHILSPFTGYPVDNDLLSVTIVTDTSMDADAMSTSVFSLGLTEGRKLVESRGDAEAIFVTTDHQIYLTSGLTQTFKLTNGDYQLAK, from the coding sequence ATGTATAGGAAGCTTCTTTCCTACAGCAGCCTGTTGATCATGCTCACCCTGTTGATGACGGGATCGATTGGCTGCACAACCACAGCAGATCAGAAGGTAGCCGCCAGTAACGAGCCGGCAACCGAACGTTACTTTATATTCGATACCATTGTAAGTCTCCGCGTTTACGATGAACGGATGACGTCCCAGCATTTCGATGAGATAGGCGCACTGCTAGAGCGTATCGACCAACGCATGAACCGGAAGCTGGCGGGCAGCGAGATCGATCGGGTCAATCAAGCGGCGGGCCAATCCGAAGTGAGCGTATCCGAGGAAACCTTCAAGGTTGTCCAAACCGCCATCGATTACGCAGCGGCTTCAGGTGGACATTTCGAACCGACCATAGGTCCGCTTGTAGACCTCTGGGGCATTGGCGGTGAACACCCCATTGTGCCGGAAGAGGATGAACTGGATGCTGCCATGAAGCGAATGAACTATAAGGATGTCATTTTAAATCCGGCATCCCATGCCATCCTGCTGAAGAAAGGAGGAATGTCGCTGGATCTGGGGGCCATCGCCAAAGGGTATGCGGCGGACGTCATCGCAGATTATTTGCAGCAGCAGGAGTTTCATTCGGCCATCATCGACCTTGGGGGTAACATCCTTGCCATGGGATCAAAACCGAACGGTTCGCCGTGGAATATCGGCATCCAGGATCCTGGTAAAGATCGCGGGCAATCCCTAGGTACGCTTGAAGTCATCAATAAGACCATCGTGACCTCCGGCGTGTACGAGCGTTTCTTTGAAGCAGAGGGAAAAGTGTATCATCATATCCTGAGCCCTTTCACCGGTTATCCGGTCGACAATGACCTACTCAGCGTTACCATAGTGACCGACACGTCCATGGATGCTGACGCCATGTCGACCTCCGTCTTCTCGCTTGGACTAACGGAAGGGCGGAAACTGGTAGAGAGCCGCGGCGATGCCGAGGCTATTTTCGTCACCACCGATCATCAAATCTATCTCACCTCAGGTCTGACCCAAACATTTAAACTGACCAATGGCGATTACCAGCTTGCCAAATAA